A window from Laspinema palackyanum D2c encodes these proteins:
- a CDS encoding S-layer homology domain-containing protein — protein sequence MKKILTLISVTLLLQSMMISVRAQQPLNPIQSVLESGLMTQYPDGQFHPERGVVRAELASILVKTFQLDKRNTATNQNQPITDVPPSHWAYKDIEIALQTGIMKGDLSGRFHPNQPVTRAEGFAIFAQALGVLMLNDSDVNRLLNSYQDGYQTPDWARQALATAIFEELVNIGNNNALNPLQPMTREDMAYALSQYLAKQNNPGTIPDIPN from the coding sequence ATGAAGAAAATTTTAACCCTCATTTCCGTCACCTTACTGCTGCAAAGCATGATGATTTCCGTCCGAGCACAACAACCCCTTAACCCCATTCAAAGCGTCCTTGAATCCGGGTTAATGACTCAATATCCCGACGGACAATTTCATCCCGAACGCGGAGTCGTTCGGGCCGAACTTGCCTCAATTCTCGTCAAAACCTTTCAACTAGACAAACGAAATACAGCGACCAATCAAAATCAACCTATTACCGATGTTCCGCCGTCTCACTGGGCCTATAAAGATATCGAAATTGCCCTACAAACTGGGATCATGAAAGGGGATTTAAGCGGCAGATTTCATCCCAACCAACCCGTAACTCGGGCCGAAGGATTTGCCATTTTCGCCCAAGCTTTGGGTGTTTTAATGCTTAATGATTCCGATGTTAATCGCCTTCTAAACTCCTATCAAGATGGCTATCAAACCCCAGATTGGGCCAGACAAGCCCTAGCTACTGCTATCTTTGAGGAGTTAGTGAATATTGGCAACAATAACGCGCTCAATCCCTTACAACCCATGACTCGTGAAGATATGGCTTATGCCTTAAGTCAATATTTAGCCAAACAAAACAATCCCGGCACTATCCCCGACATCCCCAACTAA
- a CDS encoding sulfatase produces the protein MKRRNVLKYLSMSAATVGLSQISCYAQSPEKYNVLFLAIDDLRPQIKSYGEAQMLTPNLDKLADRGVLFDRAYCQIPVCGASRLSVMTGARPNKSPGEPVGRFWSYHSRLDEPVQNWHGNLEPAGINRPQTPEGNPAPTLPMLFKQQGYNTQSVGKIYHVMDDDLDAWNYGMTRFKDIRVYNIPGNERNAYEIGENQPDNAYPDGITRDLAIAALRNLKEQEKPFFLALGFVKPHLPFNCPKKYWDMYDRNTIELAQNPFAPTDAPPESLHNWGELRGYRNLVFSDETQSRLDEEYARTLIHGYYACTTFVDTCIGSVLDELERLGLRDNTIIVVWGDHGFLLGEHNLWAKTTNYELALRVPLIIDAPGKVKAAKTSALVELVDIYPTLCELVGIETPQHLEGTSLVPLLNNPQRAWKGAVFSRFEYGDTILTDRYNYTEYIDVEDNFLSRMLYDRHLDPLETRNIANLPENAALVETLSELLAIGWKRAAVFGNSNFPIPFDVLPDGTIIVPDSISRSKSSQLFPVSPRVSLKAKEIEILSKQATLSIGTQKDLTFQIESGDRFQSVRLWLVEKQDPTQKVIGVEMIGNPSTVGRWSSPKPGDYFYQLQLKKSNENYIVKTGTVKLV, from the coding sequence ATGAAAAGACGGAATGTATTAAAATATCTAAGCATGAGTGCGGCTACCGTAGGTCTAAGCCAAATTTCCTGTTATGCTCAATCGCCGGAAAAGTACAATGTTTTATTTTTAGCGATTGATGATTTACGACCTCAAATTAAAAGCTATGGTGAGGCACAAATGTTGACGCCAAACCTCGATAAATTGGCAGATCGGGGGGTATTATTCGACCGTGCCTATTGCCAAATTCCGGTGTGTGGTGCTTCGAGATTAAGCGTTATGACGGGTGCCAGACCCAATAAAAGTCCTGGAGAACCTGTGGGGAGATTTTGGAGTTATCATTCCAGATTAGATGAACCTGTTCAGAATTGGCATGGTAACTTAGAACCGGCTGGGATTAACCGTCCTCAAACACCGGAGGGAAACCCTGCGCCAACCCTCCCGATGCTTTTCAAGCAACAGGGGTACAATACCCAGTCTGTGGGGAAAATTTATCATGTGATGGATGACGATCTGGATGCCTGGAATTATGGGATGACGCGGTTTAAAGACATTCGAGTTTATAATATTCCAGGCAATGAAAGGAATGCTTATGAAATCGGGGAAAACCAGCCAGATAATGCCTATCCCGATGGAATCACGAGGGACCTAGCGATCGCCGCTTTGCGAAATTTAAAAGAACAGGAAAAACCTTTCTTTTTAGCCCTAGGATTTGTCAAGCCTCATTTGCCGTTTAATTGTCCCAAAAAATACTGGGATATGTACGATCGCAATACTATAGAACTCGCACAAAATCCTTTTGCTCCCACCGATGCACCGCCAGAGTCTTTACATAATTGGGGGGAACTCAGAGGGTATCGAAATCTCGTTTTTAGTGATGAAACCCAATCTCGGTTGGATGAAGAGTATGCTAGAACTCTGATTCATGGCTATTATGCTTGTACCACATTTGTTGATACCTGTATTGGCTCAGTTTTAGATGAACTGGAGAGATTGGGACTACGAGACAATACAATTATTGTGGTTTGGGGAGATCATGGTTTTTTATTAGGAGAACATAATTTATGGGCCAAAACTACCAATTATGAACTTGCTTTGCGGGTTCCTTTAATTATTGATGCGCCTGGAAAAGTCAAGGCGGCAAAAACATCCGCATTAGTCGAATTGGTGGATATTTATCCCACCCTTTGCGAGCTTGTGGGTATCGAAACCCCCCAGCATTTAGAAGGAACCAGTTTAGTCCCGCTTTTAAATAATCCTCAGCGAGCTTGGAAAGGAGCAGTTTTTAGTCGATTCGAGTATGGCGATACGATTCTGACCGATCGCTATAACTACACGGAATATATCGATGTAGAGGATAATTTTTTATCACGAATGCTCTATGATCGCCACCTCGACCCGTTAGAAACTCGGAATATCGCGAATTTGCCAGAAAATGCAGCGTTGGTAGAAACCTTGAGCGAATTACTCGCGATCGGCTGGAAAAGGGCTGCTGTATTTGGCAACAGCAATTTCCCCATCCCTTTCGATGTTTTACCCGATGGAACAATTATCGTTCCTGACTCTATCTCTAGGAGCAAATCTTCTCAATTATTCCCGGTTTCTCCTCGGGTGAGTTTGAAAGCCAAGGAAATCGAAATTCTGAGCAAGCAAGCGACCCTTTCTATTGGTACGCAAAAAGACTTGACGTTCCAGATTGAGAGTGGCGATCGCTTCCAAAGTGTTCGTTTATGGCTGGTTGAAAAACAAGACCCTACCCAGAAGGTGATCGGGGTAGAGATGATAGGAAATCCATCGACTGTTGGGCGGTGGAGTTCCCCTAAACCCGGAGACTATTTTTACCAACTACAGCTCAAGAAAAGTAATGAAAATTACATTGTTAAAACGGGAACAGTTAAACTTGTTTAA
- the coaE gene encoding dephospho-CoA kinase (Dephospho-CoA kinase (CoaE) performs the final step in coenzyme A biosynthesis.) — protein sequence MNQRRIGLTGGIATGKTTVSNYLKHQHKLPVFDADIYAREAVQIGSEVLNQIVKRYGSDLLLPDRSLNRQKLGEIVFTQPSEKQWLEEQIHPQVRDRFFREIAALPEQSTAVLVIPLLFEAQMTDLVTEIWVVSCPGDRQIQRLMERDRLTLDQARARINSQMPLSEKCAQADVVLDNSSTVEHLIQQIDVALMQDRDNRK from the coding sequence ATGAATCAACGTAGAATTGGTTTAACGGGAGGAATTGCTACGGGTAAAACTACTGTTTCTAATTACTTGAAACATCAGCATAAATTGCCGGTGTTTGATGCGGATATTTATGCACGGGAAGCGGTCCAGATTGGTTCAGAAGTGTTGAATCAAATCGTGAAGCGTTATGGAAGTGACTTGCTACTGCCCGATCGCAGTCTGAATCGTCAGAAGTTGGGGGAGATTGTGTTTACTCAACCCTCGGAAAAGCAGTGGTTAGAGGAGCAAATCCATCCCCAAGTGCGCGATCGCTTCTTTCGAGAGATTGCAGCCTTGCCAGAACAGTCTACCGCAGTCTTGGTGATTCCGTTGTTGTTTGAAGCACAAATGACGGATTTAGTTACGGAAATTTGGGTGGTATCTTGTCCTGGCGATCGCCAGATTCAGCGATTGATGGAACGCGATCGCTTGACCCTAGACCAAGCCAGAGCTAGAATTAATAGTCAAATGCCCTTATCTGAAAAATGCGCTCAGGCTGATGTTGTCTTAGATAACTCCTCCACGGTAGAACACCTCATCCAACAGATAGATGTCGCTTTGATGCAGGATAGAGATAATAGGAAGTAA
- a CDS encoding TldD/PmbA family protein, which produces MSTLLADAKNLLAELIARYASRVDYLAIRLEEAEGTDIFLRGEKIETLSEGVSIGGQVRACYQGGWGFASFNQLAGLAERIEEAIAAARLVGDEETILAPVDPVQITCELLLTGTDPRKIPIIDKKRLCDRYTDILRQVDPRITTTSVRYSDSAQRILLFTSEGTILEQSWVDMEMRFAATARNGETVQTGRETTGSRKAYEDLIQLDSQVRGAAQRAVEALSLPSVKGNTYQVVIDPILSGLFVHEAFGHLSEADMAYENPDLLEVMTLGRRFGPEDLQIFDGAAPPGHRGSYLYDDEGTPATTTQLIKDGVLVGRLHSRETAGKLEETATGNARCLNYHYPPIVRMTNTWIERGKTPVQDLFTDIKEGVYARNWLGGMTNGEMFTFSAGEAWMIRNGQLAEPVRDVTLSGNVFSTLADIEAIGDDFYWDESGGCGKGGQNGLPVGCGGPSLRIRNVVVGGESA; this is translated from the coding sequence ATGTCTACTTTGCTCGCTGATGCGAAAAACTTATTAGCTGAACTGATTGCTCGTTATGCCTCCCGGGTTGATTATTTAGCAATTCGCCTAGAAGAAGCGGAAGGCACCGATATCTTTTTGCGCGGTGAAAAGATTGAAACCCTAAGTGAGGGAGTCTCGATTGGGGGACAAGTCCGCGCTTGCTATCAAGGGGGTTGGGGCTTTGCCAGTTTTAATCAACTGGCGGGACTGGCAGAACGAATCGAGGAAGCGATCGCCGCAGCGCGATTAGTCGGGGATGAAGAAACCATTTTAGCCCCCGTGGACCCAGTACAGATTACCTGTGAACTGTTACTCACCGGCACTGACCCTAGAAAGATTCCGATTATCGACAAAAAGAGATTGTGCGATCGCTATACGGATATCCTCCGTCAAGTTGACCCGCGCATCACCACCACCTCGGTTCGCTACAGTGACAGCGCCCAACGCATCCTCCTGTTCACCTCGGAAGGTACAATCCTAGAACAGTCTTGGGTAGATATGGAAATGCGCTTTGCCGCCACTGCGCGCAATGGGGAAACCGTCCAAACAGGACGGGAAACCACCGGGTCCCGGAAAGCTTACGAAGATTTAATTCAGCTTGATTCCCAAGTGCGAGGGGCCGCCCAAAGAGCGGTAGAAGCCCTCTCCCTGCCTTCGGTGAAAGGCAACACCTACCAGGTTGTCATTGACCCGATTCTATCCGGATTGTTCGTTCATGAAGCCTTTGGACATCTTTCTGAAGCAGATATGGCGTATGAAAACCCAGATTTGCTAGAAGTAATGACCCTGGGACGCCGGTTTGGTCCTGAAGACTTGCAAATCTTTGATGGGGCGGCCCCTCCAGGTCATCGCGGGAGTTATCTTTATGATGATGAAGGCACGCCTGCAACTACCACCCAACTCATTAAAGATGGTGTACTCGTCGGACGCCTCCACTCCCGAGAAACCGCCGGGAAACTAGAGGAAACTGCCACAGGAAATGCCCGCTGTTTGAATTATCATTATCCTCCCATTGTTCGGATGACGAATACCTGGATTGAACGGGGAAAAACTCCGGTTCAGGATTTATTTACGGATATTAAAGAAGGGGTTTATGCCCGCAATTGGCTGGGAGGAATGACGAATGGGGAAATGTTTACCTTTAGCGCTGGGGAAGCCTGGATGATTAGAAATGGTCAATTAGCCGAACCTGTGCGGGATGTCACCCTTTCGGGGAATGTGTTTAGTACCTTAGCGGATATTGAGGCGATCGGGGATGATTTCTATTGGGATGAATCTGGCGGTTGCGGCAAAGGGGGACAAAATGGTTTACCTGTAGGCTGTGGCGGTCCCAGTCTGCGAATTCGCAATGTTGTGGTGGGTGGCGAGTCGGCGTAG